A single region of the Cronobacter condimenti 1330 genome encodes:
- a CDS encoding pyrroloquinoline quinone-dependent dehydrogenase — protein MHNDKHSPSMKLSLVALALLIAPFTLQAEDKAAEASQGTQEELNVDAADQQAPGTTKTTDDASPDKADGQNVASASQPATPLVPSSATWDSFHGQLNAQKYSPLTQITPENVGKLTKVWEFHTGDVSDGKGDTPATVWSATPIFANDTIYIGTPFDRLIALDPGTGKEKWHYDTKSSRKALTQPVLKNRGVSYWQAKNPVAGEACQKIVYLGTVDGKLFALDADSGKPCTGFADNGVLNVNQWNTINAKFPLSILQPPTVVGNHLLVGWAGKDWAYAEAPPGTIFSINAQTGEREWTFEAIPEEIRKQTGTANVWTHMSADEANGLVYLPVSSPSPNYWGGNRVKAIPLGTSTTALDINTGKVVWSRQWVHHDVWDYDINSAPTLMDITVNGKAIPALVQATKQGFLFVVNRLTGEDVWPIEERPVPQGDGSVKGEVLSPTQPFPTRPAPLLDQSKKPEIWKLADIVGAGQCSRLWDNLTYEGMYTPPTTKGEGALTYPDSAGGVQWGGVAFDPKKQIAIVNTSHIVQYVKLYSREDYDKADKSAGNENGFAPQEGAPYGMRLLVANNWLGMPCWQPPFGEIVALDMHTGEVKWRRPVGASQQYGFFMPESWGSPTIGGPAITAGGVIFIGASMDAKVRAYSVDSGEELWSDQVEAPAVANPSVYEYKGRQYVAFVAGGNTILKDQVGDQVVVYALPE, from the coding sequence GTGCATAATGATAAACACTCGCCTTCCATGAAACTGAGTCTGGTGGCGCTGGCGCTGTTAATAGCTCCGTTTACGTTACAGGCTGAAGATAAAGCTGCTGAAGCCTCGCAGGGCACGCAGGAAGAACTTAATGTGGACGCCGCCGATCAGCAGGCGCCAGGAACCACAAAAACCACCGATGATGCCTCACCCGACAAAGCAGACGGACAGAACGTCGCGTCAGCCAGCCAGCCGGCAACGCCACTCGTTCCCTCTTCTGCCACCTGGGATAGCTTTCACGGGCAGCTTAACGCACAGAAATACAGCCCCCTGACCCAAATCACGCCGGAAAACGTTGGGAAACTCACCAAAGTGTGGGAATTTCATACCGGTGACGTCTCGGATGGTAAAGGCGATACGCCCGCGACCGTCTGGTCGGCAACGCCCATTTTTGCTAACGACACGATCTACATCGGCACGCCTTTCGATCGCCTGATTGCCCTGGATCCGGGCACCGGGAAAGAGAAGTGGCACTATGACACCAAATCATCGCGCAAAGCTCTGACGCAGCCGGTGCTGAAAAACCGTGGCGTCTCCTACTGGCAGGCAAAAAACCCAGTGGCTGGTGAAGCCTGTCAAAAAATCGTCTATTTAGGCACCGTGGATGGCAAGCTGTTCGCGCTGGACGCCGATTCAGGCAAACCGTGTACCGGCTTTGCAGACAACGGCGTGCTGAATGTAAACCAGTGGAATACTATTAACGCCAAATTCCCGCTCTCTATACTGCAGCCGCCTACCGTGGTCGGTAACCATCTGCTTGTCGGCTGGGCTGGTAAAGACTGGGCCTATGCAGAAGCGCCTCCGGGCACCATATTTTCAATCAACGCGCAGACGGGCGAACGTGAATGGACCTTCGAGGCTATTCCGGAAGAGATCCGCAAACAGACGGGTACGGCCAACGTCTGGACGCACATGTCCGCTGACGAGGCGAATGGTCTGGTTTACCTGCCGGTTTCATCTCCCTCCCCCAACTACTGGGGCGGCAATCGTGTAAAAGCGATTCCGCTCGGCACCTCGACCACTGCGCTTGATATCAACACGGGTAAAGTGGTCTGGTCTCGCCAGTGGGTGCATCACGACGTGTGGGATTATGATATTAACTCTGCGCCGACGCTGATGGATATCACGGTCAACGGCAAAGCGATCCCGGCGCTTGTGCAGGCGACCAAGCAGGGCTTCCTGTTTGTGGTTAACCGCCTGACCGGCGAGGATGTGTGGCCTATTGAAGAGCGTCCTGTTCCGCAGGGCGATGGCTCGGTGAAGGGAGAAGTCCTTTCGCCAACGCAACCCTTCCCGACCCGGCCAGCCCCGCTACTCGATCAGTCCAAAAAGCCGGAGATCTGGAAGCTCGCGGATATCGTCGGTGCCGGTCAGTGCTCTCGTCTGTGGGATAATCTCACCTACGAGGGAATGTACACACCGCCCACCACCAAAGGGGAAGGCGCACTGACCTACCCGGACAGCGCGGGTGGCGTCCAGTGGGGAGGCGTGGCGTTCGATCCGAAGAAACAGATCGCTATCGTCAACACCTCACATATCGTGCAGTACGTGAAGCTCTATAGCCGCGAAGATTACGATAAAGCGGATAAAAGCGCTGGCAACGAAAACGGCTTTGCCCCGCAGGAAGGCGCGCCGTACGGCATGCGTCTGCTGGTCGCGAACAACTGGCTGGGTATGCCATGCTGGCAGCCGCCGTTTGGTGAAATCGTGGCGCTTGATATGCACACGGGTGAGGTGAAATGGCGTCGTCCGGTTGGCGCATCGCAGCAGTACGGCTTCTTTATGCCGGAAAGTTGGGGCTCTCCCACCATCGGCGGTCCGGCCATCACGGCGGGCGGGGTGATCTTTATCGGCGCCTCAATGGATGCCAAAGTACGCGCCTATTCCGTTGATAGCGGCGAAGAGTTGTGGTCCGATCAGGTTGAGGCGCCTGCGGTAGCGAACCCGTCGGTCTATGAGTACAAAGGCCGCCAGTATGTGGCATTTGTCGCCGGCGGTAATACTATCCTGAAGGACCAGGTCGGTGACCAGGTAGTGGTTTACGCGCTGCCTGAATAA
- a CDS encoding SDR family oxidoreductase → MPTALITGCSSGFGLATANLFLAKGWDVIATMRTPDATLFPESDRLKVLPLDITSEESITRVVENAGAIDLLVNNAGLGAPVPVELTPLATAQQLMNTNVLGTLSLTQAFLPLMREKKSGVIINVSSSVTTKAMPLIGVYRASKAALNAWSESLAIEVRPFGIRVHVVLPGRSPETKFGENARAYFGGRDDPAYGAMVNAFIEMAGNSQSPVTHADDVAQAIFTAANDPNSPLYTAAGEDAAQFLTEAQHRSPFSY, encoded by the coding sequence ATGCCGACTGCACTGATTACCGGATGCTCTTCAGGTTTTGGACTGGCAACAGCAAACCTTTTTTTAGCCAAAGGGTGGGACGTGATTGCCACAATGAGAACGCCTGATGCGACCCTTTTTCCTGAAAGCGACAGACTGAAAGTATTGCCGCTGGATATCACGTCAGAGGAGAGTATTACCCGTGTGGTGGAAAACGCGGGCGCGATTGACCTGCTGGTCAATAATGCAGGCCTGGGCGCACCTGTCCCCGTTGAACTGACGCCCCTGGCGACGGCGCAGCAATTAATGAACACCAATGTCCTGGGCACACTCTCGTTAACGCAGGCGTTTCTCCCACTGATGAGAGAGAAAAAATCCGGGGTCATCATTAACGTTTCTTCATCCGTGACCACCAAAGCCATGCCGCTGATTGGCGTTTATCGTGCCAGCAAAGCGGCGTTGAATGCATGGAGCGAATCATTAGCCATCGAAGTCAGGCCTTTCGGTATTCGCGTTCATGTGGTGTTACCAGGGCGTTCGCCCGAAACAAAGTTTGGCGAAAATGCACGGGCATATTTTGGCGGGCGAGACGATCCTGCCTATGGAGCAATGGTGAATGCGTTTATCGAGATGGCTGGCAATTCTCAGTCGCCCGTCACGCACGCCGACGATGTGGCACAAGCCATTTTTACGGCCGCTAACGATCCAAATAGCCCGCTGTACACTGCCGCCGGTGAAGATGCGGCGCAATTTCTCACCGAAGCGCAGCACCGTTCCCCTTTTTCTTATTAA
- a CDS encoding AraC family transcriptional regulator, which translates to MSDPLTDIVALLNPRPTHAKLVEGAGKWRIVRESSGEAFYCAVLQGECLMRINGKAPILLVAGDFVLIPATYTFENTNAGSSPPADMTMPAFAGDGHVRIGSTTGPAELLMYVGHCEFDTPDKPLIVALLPNEILIKGQRRFVTLFELLLDESRTRRPGRDAVLMQLLQLLLIEALRSDPELSKTAGILRGLQHEKIATALHLIHENPGADWQIARLARDCAMSRSSFFAIFSETVGMSPMQYLLFWRMSLARKALVSGTDKIEQIAFRTGYQSASAFNVAFTKYTGMPPGEFRRRNANDEAARKRMGASGSL; encoded by the coding sequence GTGTCAGATCCGTTAACCGATATTGTTGCGTTACTCAACCCAAGGCCAACGCATGCAAAACTCGTGGAGGGGGCGGGTAAGTGGCGTATTGTCCGGGAGTCGTCGGGAGAGGCTTTTTACTGTGCGGTTTTGCAGGGAGAATGCCTGATGCGTATTAATGGTAAAGCTCCCATACTGCTTGTTGCCGGTGATTTTGTTCTGATACCGGCAACGTACACGTTTGAGAACACCAATGCGGGCAGTTCTCCGCCCGCAGACATGACGATGCCAGCCTTCGCTGGGGACGGACACGTAAGAATTGGTTCAACAACCGGGCCCGCTGAACTTCTCATGTATGTGGGGCACTGTGAATTCGACACGCCGGACAAACCACTTATCGTCGCTTTACTCCCCAACGAGATCCTGATTAAAGGGCAACGGCGTTTCGTCACGCTGTTTGAACTTCTGCTGGACGAAAGCCGGACCCGGCGACCGGGGCGCGACGCAGTATTGATGCAGCTTTTGCAACTGTTACTGATTGAAGCGTTGCGCAGCGATCCTGAACTGTCGAAAACGGCAGGCATCCTCAGGGGGTTACAACATGAAAAGATCGCCACAGCGCTGCATCTTATTCATGAAAACCCCGGCGCTGACTGGCAAATCGCGCGGCTTGCCCGTGACTGCGCAATGTCCCGCTCCTCTTTTTTTGCCATATTCAGCGAGACAGTCGGCATGTCACCTATGCAATACCTGCTCTTCTGGCGAATGTCGCTCGCCAGAAAAGCCCTGGTAAGCGGCACAGATAAAATCGAGCAGATTGCCTTTCGAACAGGATATCAGTCTGCGAGTGCGTTTAACGTCGCATTCACGAAATACACAGGCATGCCGCCGGGCGAGTTTCGACGCCGCAATGCAAATGACGAGGCTGCCAGGAAGAGAATGGGGGCGTCAGGCTCTCTCTAA
- a CDS encoding BCCT family transporter, which translates to MSENNAIPKQSQSKINKAVFYTSALLIFLLVAFAAIFPDVADKNFKLLQQQIFTNASWFYILAVALILLSVTFLGLSRYGDIKLGPDHAQPDFSYHSWFAMLFSAGMGIGLMFFGVAEPVMHYLSPPVGTPETITAAKEAMRLTFFHWGLHAWAIYAIVALILAFFSYRHGLPLTLRSALYPIIGDKIYGPIGHAVDIFAVIGTVFGVATSLGYGVLQVNAGLNHLFGVPISETVQVILIVVITGLATISVVSGLDKGIRILSELNLGLAVLLLALVLFLGPTVLLLKSFVENTGGYLSEMVSKTFNLYAYEPKSSNWLGGWTLLYWGWWLSWSPFVGMFIARVSRGRTIREFVTGVLFVPAGFTLMWMTVFGNSAIYLIMNQGATDLANTVQQDVALALFNFLEHFPFSSVLSFIAMAMVIVFFVTSADSGAMVVDTLASGGVTNTPVWQRIFWASLMGIVAIALLIAGGLSALQTVTIASALPFSMILLVSIYGLLKALRRDLTKRESLSMATIAPTAARNPIPWQRRLRNIAYLPKRSLVKRFMDEVIKPAMTLVQEELNKQGTQSKISDDADDRIRLEVDLGNEMNFLYEVRLRGYNSPTFALAAIDTDEQQAEQHRYYRAEVYLKEGGQNYDVMGWNQEQLINDILDQYEKHLHFLHLIR; encoded by the coding sequence ATGAGTGAAAATAACGCTATCCCAAAGCAGTCTCAAAGCAAGATTAACAAAGCGGTATTTTATACATCTGCTTTGTTAATTTTCCTTCTTGTTGCCTTTGCAGCAATCTTCCCGGACGTTGCCGACAAAAATTTTAAATTGTTGCAGCAGCAAATATTCACCAACGCCAGCTGGTTTTATATTCTCGCTGTTGCGCTGATCTTATTGAGCGTCACGTTTCTTGGTTTATCACGCTACGGCGATATTAAGCTCGGCCCCGATCACGCCCAGCCCGATTTCAGCTATCACTCCTGGTTCGCCATGCTTTTCTCAGCGGGTATGGGGATAGGCCTGATGTTCTTCGGTGTGGCAGAGCCGGTCATGCACTACCTTTCTCCACCGGTAGGGACGCCTGAAACTATCACCGCAGCCAAGGAGGCGATGCGGCTGACATTCTTCCACTGGGGACTTCATGCCTGGGCTATCTATGCCATTGTTGCGTTGATCCTGGCCTTTTTTAGCTATCGACACGGCCTGCCGCTGACGTTGCGTTCAGCGCTCTACCCTATCATCGGCGATAAAATTTATGGGCCGATAGGCCACGCGGTGGATATTTTTGCTGTTATCGGCACCGTTTTTGGGGTCGCGACCTCGTTAGGGTATGGGGTGTTGCAGGTAAACGCCGGGCTCAATCATCTTTTTGGGGTTCCCATTAGTGAAACGGTACAGGTCATCCTGATCGTGGTTATCACCGGGCTTGCGACCATTTCCGTGGTGTCAGGGTTAGATAAAGGCATCCGCATCCTGTCCGAGCTTAATCTGGGTCTGGCCGTTTTACTGCTGGCCCTGGTGCTGTTCCTGGGGCCAACCGTGCTGCTCCTGAAATCCTTCGTGGAAAATACGGGCGGCTATCTCTCTGAAATGGTGAGCAAGACATTTAACCTTTACGCTTATGAGCCCAAATCCAGCAACTGGCTGGGCGGCTGGACATTGCTGTATTGGGGGTGGTGGCTGTCGTGGTCTCCCTTTGTCGGTATGTTTATCGCTCGCGTCTCCCGCGGCAGGACCATTCGTGAATTTGTAACCGGGGTATTATTTGTCCCGGCGGGCTTCACGCTGATGTGGATGACCGTTTTTGGTAACAGTGCCATTTACCTCATCATGAACCAGGGCGCGACCGATCTCGCGAATACGGTTCAGCAGGATGTGGCGCTGGCGCTGTTCAATTTCCTTGAGCACTTCCCGTTCTCTTCTGTGCTGTCGTTTATTGCCATGGCGATGGTCATCGTTTTCTTTGTAACTTCCGCCGATTCGGGTGCGATGGTTGTCGACACGCTGGCTTCCGGCGGCGTCACTAACACGCCCGTCTGGCAGCGCATTTTCTGGGCCTCGTTAATGGGGATTGTGGCGATTGCCCTGCTCATCGCAGGTGGGCTTAGCGCCTTGCAGACCGTTACCATCGCCAGCGCGCTTCCATTTTCCATGATCCTGCTTGTCTCCATTTACGGGCTTCTCAAAGCGTTGCGTCGTGATTTAACCAAGCGCGAGAGCTTGAGTATGGCGACTATCGCGCCGACGGCTGCCCGCAATCCTATCCCGTGGCAGCGCAGGCTGCGCAACATTGCCTATTTGCCAAAACGCTCACTGGTTAAACGCTTTATGGATGAGGTTATCAAACCGGCCATGACGCTGGTTCAGGAGGAGCTGAATAAGCAAGGGACGCAAAGCAAAATCAGCGATGACGCAGACGATCGTATTCGCCTTGAGGTCGATTTAGGCAATGAAATGAATTTCCTCTATGAAGTCAGGCTGCGGGGTTACAACTCCCCGACGTTCGCTCTGGCGGCTATTGATACCGATGAGCAGCAGGCTGAGCAACACAGATATTATCGTGCAGAAGTTTACCTCAAGGAGGGGGGGCAGAATTATGACGTGATGGGCTGGAATCAGGAACAGCTTATTAACGACATTCTGGATCAGTATGAAAAACATCTGCACTTCCTGCATCTGATACGCTAA
- a CDS encoding glutathione peroxidase, which translates to MTTFHELTATSLQGQRIAMADYAGKLVLVVNTASHCGFTPQYAGLEMLYNKYAAQGLVVLGFPCNQFGKQEPGGADDIAQTCYINYGVSFPMFDKVEVNGPTTHAVFRYLKGQLPGILGGRIMWNFTKFLIGRDGKPLQRFAPLTSPEKMEAAILAALEK; encoded by the coding sequence ATGACGACTTTTCATGAACTTACTGCCACCAGCCTGCAGGGTCAGCGCATCGCTATGGCCGACTATGCGGGTAAGCTGGTGCTGGTGGTTAATACTGCCAGCCATTGCGGTTTTACCCCGCAATACGCGGGCCTTGAAATGCTCTACAACAAGTACGCCGCGCAGGGGCTGGTGGTGCTTGGTTTCCCCTGCAATCAGTTCGGCAAGCAAGAGCCCGGCGGGGCCGACGACATTGCGCAGACCTGTTACATCAACTACGGCGTGAGCTTTCCGATGTTTGATAAAGTGGAGGTCAACGGCCCCACCACGCACGCTGTGTTTCGTTACCTGAAAGGCCAGTTGCCCGGCATACTGGGTGGGCGCATTATGTGGAACTTCACTAAGTTCCTTATCGGACGCGACGGCAAGCCGCTACAGCGTTTTGCACCTCTCACCTCCCCGGAGAAAATGGAAGCCGCTATCCTTGCTGCGCTTGAAAAATAA
- the yejM gene encoding LPS biosynthesis-modulating metalloenzyme YejM — protein MVTNRQRYREKVSQMISWGHWFALFNILLSIVLGSRYLFIADWPTTLTGRVYSYVSLVGHFSFLVFAAYLLILFPLTFIVMSQRLMRFLSAILATVGMTLLLVDSEVFTRFHLHINPVVWQVVINPDQSEMARDWQLMFIAVPVILLIEMLFATWSWQKLRSLTRRRRYARPVAALFFASFVTTHVMYIWADANFYRPVTMQRANLPLSYPMTARRFLEKHGLLDAQEYQRRLVEQGDPEAVSVQYPLSDLRYGDMGSGHNVLFITVDGLNYSRFEKQMPALAQFAHDNVNFTQHFSSGNLADNGIFGLFYGISPGYMDGVLAARIPAALITALNQQGYQLGLFASDGFRSSLYRQALLSDFSLPTAQPQSDEQTASQWVNWLNKYASEDNRWFSWVSFNGTTIDEETQQAAFARRYARAAGNVDAQIARVLNALKASGKLDNTVVVITAGRGVPLGKQQDSFGWDRARIQVPLVIHWPGTPAQRVTKLSDHQDVMTTLMQRLLHVRTPANEYSQGEDLFSPARRNNWVVSADNNTLAVTTPQMTLVLDNNGNYRMYDLRGERMNEDKPQLSLLLQVLTDEKRFIAN, from the coding sequence TGAAAAAGTCTCCCAGATGATTAGCTGGGGGCACTGGTTCGCCCTGTTCAATATTCTGCTGTCCATTGTCCTTGGTAGCCGCTATCTGTTTATTGCCGACTGGCCCACGACCCTGACGGGCCGGGTTTACTCTTATGTAAGCCTGGTGGGCCACTTTAGCTTTCTGGTGTTTGCCGCCTATCTGCTGATCCTCTTCCCGCTCACGTTTATCGTGATGTCGCAGCGCCTGATGCGGTTCCTGTCGGCGATACTTGCGACCGTCGGGATGACGCTGTTACTGGTCGACAGCGAAGTCTTTACCCGCTTCCACTTGCATATTAATCCGGTGGTCTGGCAGGTCGTTATCAACCCCGATCAAAGCGAAATGGCCCGTGACTGGCAGTTGATGTTTATCGCTGTGCCGGTGATTTTGCTTATCGAGATGCTGTTCGCCACCTGGAGCTGGCAGAAGCTGCGCAGCCTGACGCGTCGCCGTCGTTACGCGCGCCCGGTGGCGGCACTCTTTTTCGCGTCGTTTGTCACCACACATGTGATGTATATCTGGGCTGATGCCAATTTCTATCGCCCGGTCACGATGCAGCGTGCCAATCTGCCGCTCTCGTACCCGATGACAGCGCGCCGTTTTCTGGAAAAACATGGTCTGCTGGATGCGCAGGAGTATCAGCGCAGACTGGTGGAACAGGGCGATCCGGAAGCGGTCAGCGTGCAATATCCGTTGAGTGATCTGCGTTACGGCGATATGGGCTCAGGCCATAATGTTCTGTTTATCACGGTAGACGGCCTGAACTATTCGCGCTTTGAGAAGCAGATGCCGGCGCTTGCGCAGTTCGCGCATGACAATGTGAATTTCACCCAGCATTTCAGCTCGGGGAATCTCGCGGACAACGGCATATTCGGCCTCTTCTACGGCATTTCACCGGGCTACATGGATGGCGTGCTGGCCGCACGTATTCCGGCTGCGCTGATTACAGCGCTCAATCAGCAAGGCTATCAGCTGGGCCTGTTTGCTTCTGACGGTTTCCGCAGTTCGCTCTACCGCCAGGCGCTGCTGTCTGACTTCTCGCTGCCAACCGCGCAGCCGCAAAGCGACGAGCAGACCGCCTCACAGTGGGTAAACTGGCTGAATAAATACGCCTCCGAAGATAACCGCTGGTTCTCGTGGGTGTCCTTTAATGGCACAACGATCGATGAAGAGACGCAACAGGCTGCCTTCGCGCGCCGTTACGCCCGCGCTGCCGGTAATGTTGACGCGCAAATCGCCCGCGTGCTGAATGCGCTCAAAGCAAGCGGCAAGCTGGATAATACCGTGGTGGTTATCACCGCAGGCCGCGGCGTTCCGCTCGGCAAGCAGCAGGATAGCTTCGGCTGGGATCGCGCGCGAATTCAGGTACCGCTGGTTATTCATTGGCCGGGCACGCCTGCGCAGCGCGTCACTAAACTGAGCGATCATCAGGACGTAATGACCACTCTGATGCAGCGCCTGTTGCATGTGCGTACACCCGCGAATGAATATTCACAGGGCGAAGATCTCTTCTCCCCTGCCCGCCGCAATAACTGGGTGGTGAGCGCCGATAACAACACGCTGGCCGTCACGACGCCGCAGATGACGCTGGTGCTGGACAACAACGGCAACTACCGGATGTACGACCTGCGCGGCGAGCGGATGAATGAGGATAAACCGCAGCTCAGCCTGCTGTTGCAGGTGCTGACGGATGAAAAACGGTTCATCGCTAACTGA